Proteins from a single region of Thermococcus sp. EP1:
- the purL gene encoding phosphoribosylformylglycinamidine synthase subunit PurL, translated as MFPHEEELIKERLDREPNEVEKAMLEVMWSEHASYKSSRKWLKLLPTKNEHVILGPGEDAGVVKFDENTAIVVGIESHNHPSAVEPYGGAATGVGGIVRDILCMGARPIALLDPIRFGPIERERNRYLFEYVVKGIADYGNRIGVPTVGGETEFDESLDNYTLVNVACIGLMRPEELVHSYVEESGLLLVLVGNKTGRDGIHGVTFASEELSENAEEEDRSAVQIPDPFTEKLLIEATLEALATGKVKALKDLGGGGLTCASSEMAGKKGFGAIIYADRVPQREPNMNPMEIMISESQERMLFAVRKEDVTDIGKIFEKYELEWTIVGETIEEPRYIVYWNDEKIADLPIDLLADVPIIEWEAKPYDIEKDVQTPEISVEEALLEVLSSPNIISKAWIWQQYDHEVQGRTVLKPGLDATVLKINDEYGLAFVSDGNPSYSHLNPYHGAMSAVAEVVRNLASVGARPLALVDNLNFASPERPEVYWSFIETIKGLADAAKAFDLAYVSGNVSFYNEVGNKPIKPTPVVAGLGKVKLENITTMGFKDEGDLIAVVGTTKKELGGSEFYRIFGIKEGIAPRVDLEREKQNVEGILKAIELKLVKAVHDVSKGGLAIALIEMAIAGNKGFEIDITKIPTEEELSPVEVLFSETQGRFIVSFEEKNLEKVKDLFNEFAIIGKVTGKTLLFKHENKETASLNLESAKALHNSLPALLGE; from the coding sequence GAGCATGCATCATACAAGTCAAGCAGAAAATGGCTCAAGCTTTTACCAACCAAAAATGAGCACGTAATTCTAGGCCCCGGAGAAGATGCAGGTGTTGTAAAGTTTGACGAAAACACTGCTATAGTCGTTGGAATAGAGAGCCACAACCATCCCTCGGCTGTTGAGCCTTATGGCGGAGCGGCCACAGGAGTTGGAGGAATTGTGAGGGATATACTCTGTATGGGTGCTCGTCCCATAGCTTTGCTCGACCCTATACGCTTCGGGCCGATTGAGAGGGAGCGCAACCGCTATTTGTTCGAGTATGTTGTTAAGGGAATAGCAGATTATGGAAATAGAATTGGTGTCCCAACAGTTGGTGGGGAAACGGAATTTGATGAAAGCTTAGATAACTACACACTTGTGAACGTGGCATGCATTGGTTTAATGAGGCCTGAAGAACTTGTGCACAGTTATGTTGAGGAGAGCGGACTTCTCCTAGTTTTGGTGGGAAACAAAACGGGAAGAGATGGAATTCATGGAGTTACATTTGCGAGCGAAGAGCTAAGCGAGAATGCGGAAGAGGAAGACCGCTCAGCTGTTCAAATTCCAGATCCATTCACAGAGAAACTTTTGATTGAGGCAACTCTTGAGGCCCTTGCAACTGGGAAAGTCAAGGCCCTTAAAGACCTCGGTGGTGGGGGTTTAACATGTGCTTCATCAGAGATGGCCGGAAAGAAAGGTTTTGGAGCCATAATCTATGCAGACAGAGTCCCCCAAAGAGAGCCAAACATGAATCCAATGGAAATTATGATCTCAGAAAGCCAGGAAAGAATGCTCTTTGCCGTTAGAAAGGAAGATGTCACTGATATAGGTAAGATCTTTGAAAAATACGAACTCGAATGGACTATTGTAGGAGAAACCATAGAAGAGCCTCGATACATTGTTTATTGGAATGACGAAAAAATAGCAGACCTCCCTATAGATCTATTAGCAGACGTTCCCATAATAGAGTGGGAAGCTAAACCATATGATATCGAAAAAGATGTACAAACACCAGAAATCAGCGTTGAGGAGGCCCTCCTTGAAGTTCTCTCAAGCCCCAATATAATTAGTAAAGCATGGATATGGCAACAATATGACCATGAAGTTCAGGGAAGGACTGTCTTAAAGCCTGGCCTTGATGCAACAGTTCTCAAGATAAACGACGAATATGGTTTAGCCTTTGTGAGCGATGGAAATCCCTCCTATTCTCACTTAAACCCATATCACGGAGCAATGAGCGCTGTTGCTGAGGTGGTAAGAAACCTCGCTAGCGTTGGAGCAAGACCCCTAGCACTCGTAGACAACCTTAACTTTGCCTCACCTGAAAGGCCCGAAGTTTACTGGAGCTTCATAGAAACCATTAAAGGATTGGCTGATGCAGCAAAAGCTTTTGACCTAGCCTATGTCAGTGGGAACGTTAGTTTCTACAATGAGGTAGGAAACAAACCCATAAAACCAACACCAGTCGTTGCTGGTCTCGGAAAAGTGAAGCTTGAAAACATTACAACAATGGGCTTCAAAGACGAAGGTGATTTAATAGCGGTAGTGGGAACCACCAAAAAAGAGCTTGGAGGAAGCGAGTTTTACAGAATTTTTGGTATCAAAGAGGGAATCGCTCCGAGAGTTGACCTTGAAAGGGAGAAACAAAACGTTGAAGGTATTTTGAAAGCAATCGAGCTCAAGCTTGTCAAAGCTGTTCATGATGTAAGCAAAGGAGGACTAGCCATTGCACTTATAGAAATGGCAATTGCAGGAAATAAGGGATTTGAGATAGACATAACAAAAATCCCGACAGAAGAGGAGCTTTCACCAGTAGAAGTGCTCTTTTCAGAGACTCAAGGACGATTTATAGTGAGCTTCGAAGAAAAGAATCTCGAGAAAGTTAAAGACCTCTTCAATGAGTTTGCTATTATCGGGAAAGTAACAGGAAAAACACTACTATTCAAACATGAAAACAAAGAAACTGCAAGTTTAAACTTGGAGAGTGCTAAAGCACTTCATAACTCACTTCCTGCGCTTTTGGGGGAGTGA
- a CDS encoding L-aspartate oxidase yields MVRIGIVGNGIAGLTAAIALAKKGTEVYIVGDTIKKTNSYLAQAGIAFPILSGDSIKNHVLDTIKAGRHLNTEEVVWSVISRSSEAYDFLLSLGVEFEENEVEGGHSFPRVFTIKNETGKHVTKILYTWARELNVHFIKGLAESLAIENSKCYGVFLDGELLRFDATVLAIGGYTALFKYTAGSPLNLGILIGDAVMKGALARDLEFVQFHPTGFIGKSGVKLISEAVRGAGAKLVNSNGERFVNELEPRDIVARAIYMQIQEGKEVYLDATHVEDFKLRFPQIYAFLKQEGINPEKTMIPVSPIAHYSIGGLNVDIYYRTNIKSLYAIGEAANNGFHGANRLASNSLLECIVSGLEVSRTIFRERPKLRENTEPANTSQEAGDVEQIREVLWEHAGIVRSGEKLKEGIKKLKNIEADERIKCLAEGILKSALWREESRGVHYRADFPFTREEFKKPSFWRC; encoded by the coding sequence ATTGTGAGAATAGGAATAGTAGGAAACGGGATAGCAGGGTTAACAGCTGCAATAGCTCTTGCAAAAAAGGGAACTGAGGTTTATATTGTTGGAGACACTATAAAAAAGACGAATTCTTATTTGGCCCAAGCAGGTATAGCATTTCCAATCTTAAGTGGGGACTCTATAAAGAATCATGTTCTCGATACAATAAAAGCAGGTAGGCATCTAAACACTGAAGAAGTCGTTTGGAGTGTTATTTCGAGATCAAGCGAAGCCTATGATTTTTTACTCTCACTTGGAGTGGAATTTGAAGAAAATGAAGTTGAAGGAGGGCATAGTTTTCCCAGGGTTTTCACGATCAAAAATGAAACCGGGAAGCATGTAACAAAGATCCTTTACACATGGGCGAGAGAGTTGAATGTCCACTTCATCAAAGGACTTGCAGAATCATTAGCTATTGAAAACAGCAAATGTTATGGTGTATTTCTTGATGGTGAACTCTTAAGATTCGATGCCACAGTTTTAGCAATTGGAGGCTATACTGCTTTATTCAAATACACAGCTGGATCCCCACTCAATCTCGGTATACTGATTGGAGATGCTGTTATGAAGGGGGCTTTAGCAAGAGATTTAGAATTTGTTCAATTTCATCCCACTGGATTCATTGGGAAGAGTGGAGTAAAGCTCATAAGCGAAGCAGTGAGGGGAGCTGGAGCCAAGCTGGTCAATTCAAATGGGGAGAGGTTTGTCAATGAACTTGAGCCAAGAGACATCGTTGCAAGGGCTATTTATATGCAAATACAGGAGGGAAAGGAGGTTTATTTGGATGCCACTCACGTAGAAGACTTCAAGTTAAGGTTTCCCCAAATATATGCATTTCTCAAACAGGAAGGTATAAATCCTGAGAAAACTATGATACCAGTCTCTCCAATAGCTCATTATTCAATTGGCGGTTTAAATGTTGACATTTATTATAGAACCAACATAAAGAGCTTGTATGCCATTGGGGAAGCTGCTAATAATGGATTTCATGGGGCAAATAGATTGGCAAGTAATTCACTCCTAGAATGTATCGTAAGCGGCCTTGAAGTTTCAAGGACTATTTTTAGAGAGAGACCAAAACTTAGAGAAAATACAGAGCCAGCGAATACTAGCCAAGAAGCCGGGGATGTAGAGCAGATTAGGGAAGTACTTTGGGAACATGCAGGGATTGTGAGAAGTGGAGAAAAGCTCAAGGAAGGTATTAAAAAGCTTAAAAACATTGAAGCAGATGAGAGAATTAAATGCCTCGCAGAAGGGATTCTAAAGAGTGCCTTATGGAGAGAGGAAAGTAGAGGTGTGCACTATAGAGCAGACTTTCCATTCACAAGAGAGGAGTTTAAGAAACCCAGCTTTTGGAGGTGCTAA
- the nadA gene encoding quinolinate synthase NadA, producing the protein MDLIKEIMRLKEEKNAVILAHNYQLPEIQDIADFLGDSLELARKAVNVDADIIVFAGVDFMAETAKILNPHKKVLLPTRRATCAMANMLKVEHILEAKEKYHGAPVVLYVNTTAETKAYADVTVTSANAARIVEKLNADTIIFGPDNNLAYYVAKKTGKRIIPIPEGGHCYVHKKFTLEDVKRARKEYPNAKLMVHPECNPEVQKGADLIVSTGGMVRNACQHDEWVVFTEKEMIYRLQKLYPDKKFYPANEDAFCIGMKSITLKHIYEALRDEKYEIEVPEEIAVKAKKAIERMLEMSK; encoded by the coding sequence ATGGACTTAATTAAGGAAATTATGCGGCTTAAAGAAGAAAAGAATGCGGTAATATTAGCCCACAACTATCAGCTACCTGAGATACAAGATATAGCTGATTTTTTAGGGGATAGCCTCGAATTAGCAAGAAAAGCTGTAAATGTTGATGCCGACATTATAGTTTTTGCTGGCGTTGATTTTATGGCCGAAACTGCTAAAATTTTGAATCCCCACAAAAAAGTCCTCCTCCCAACAAGACGGGCAACATGTGCCATGGCCAACATGCTAAAGGTGGAACATATTCTTGAGGCTAAGGAAAAATATCATGGTGCCCCGGTCGTTCTTTATGTTAATACCACCGCCGAAACTAAAGCCTACGCTGATGTAACAGTAACCTCGGCCAACGCTGCTAGGATAGTAGAGAAACTTAACGCAGATACAATAATTTTTGGGCCTGATAACAATTTAGCGTACTACGTCGCTAAAAAGACTGGCAAAAGGATTATCCCAATCCCAGAAGGTGGCCATTGTTATGTTCACAAAAAGTTCACCCTCGAAGATGTCAAAAGGGCAAGAAAAGAATATCCAAATGCAAAGCTAATGGTTCACCCCGAGTGCAATCCCGAAGTGCAGAAAGGAGCAGATTTAATAGTCTCAACTGGTGGGATGGTTAGAAACGCCTGCCAGCACGATGAGTGGGTTGTCTTTACTGAAAAGGAAATGATCTATAGGCTGCAAAAGCTCTATCCAGACAAAAAGTTCTATCCCGCAAATGAGGATGCCTTCTGCATTGGAATGAAATCAATTACGCTCAAGCACATCTACGAGGCCCTTAGAGACGAGAAATACGAAATTGAAGTGCCCGAAGAAATTGCTGTAAAAGCCAAAAAGGCCATTGAAAGAATGCTGGAGATGAGCAAGTAG
- the nadC gene encoding carboxylating nicotinate-nucleotide diphosphorylase, whose product MIPLTYLLRFLEEDVPFGDVTSEAVIPEDLEAEAVIIAKQDGVIAGLEEAKALFEHFGVKVELKAKDGDDVKKGTVVIKLKGNARKILLVERTALNIIGRMSGIATQTRNLVEKVRAVSPKVKVAGTRKTLLKPLDKKAILIGDGEPHRFSLSDAILIKDNHLALVPLEEAIKRAKAFSVYKIVEVEVESLEDALKAAKAGADVIMLDNMTPEQIEEVLEALKREGLRDKVKIEVSGGITEENIQDYAKLDIDVISLGALTHSVKNFDVSLEILKED is encoded by the coding sequence ATGATTCCCCTTACATACCTTCTCCGCTTTTTGGAGGAAGATGTCCCATTCGGCGATGTCACAAGTGAAGCTGTTATTCCCGAGGATTTGGAGGCAGAGGCTGTAATTATAGCAAAGCAAGATGGAGTTATAGCGGGCCTAGAAGAGGCAAAGGCTCTTTTTGAACACTTCGGCGTTAAAGTTGAGCTTAAAGCTAAGGACGGCGATGACGTGAAAAAGGGAACTGTAGTTATAAAGCTCAAGGGCAATGCACGAAAGATTTTGCTGGTGGAGAGGACAGCATTAAACATCATAGGAAGAATGAGTGGTATAGCAACCCAAACTAGAAATCTTGTTGAAAAAGTTAGGGCTGTTAGCCCCAAAGTCAAAGTGGCAGGCACAAGAAAAACCCTCTTAAAACCCTTAGACAAGAAGGCAATACTAATAGGGGATGGTGAACCCCACAGGTTCAGCTTGAGCGATGCCATACTCATAAAAGATAACCATTTGGCGTTAGTACCCCTTGAAGAGGCCATTAAGCGGGCAAAAGCCTTTTCTGTTTATAAAATCGTTGAGGTCGAGGTGGAAAGCCTAGAAGATGCGCTAAAAGCTGCTAAAGCTGGGGCTGATGTAATAATGCTCGATAACATGACCCCAGAACAAATCGAGGAAGTCCTTGAAGCTTTAAAGCGCGAAGGGCTCAGGGATAAAGTCAAAATTGAAGTGAGTGGAGGCATAACTGAAGAAAATATCCAGGATTATGCAAAGCTCGATATCGACGTTATAAGCCTTGGAGCTCTAACACACAGCGTAAAGAACTTTGATGTCAGTTTAGAAATATTAAAAGAGGATTAA